The Candidatus Nanohalococcus occultus genome contains a region encoding:
- a CDS encoding DEAD/DEAH box helicase, translated as MKVENLDIPEGIREGFLDSGITDLNPPQQDAVKSGLLDAEDMIIASPTASGKTLIAEIGISKQVVENNKTAIYIVPLKALASEKYQDFSERFEDQDVRIAVGDHDDSGESLSTADIVVATSEKLDSLLRHNPSWIHEIGLVVIDEIHLITSPDRGPTLEVTIARLRDILDFQLLGLSATISNSDELADWLDAELVESKYRPVELKHGVYWDNEIEFYSEETIEENSIPNKNPEPGGKLEGTKVGGFSTGNEVKEQEKEEIESEKVFIEDKHGRGSINLIQNTLNIDKQAIVFCSSRKGSEKSSDRAGKITTEDLSRDERKKLKDYADRIENVLGSPTSQCKRLAENVRKGAAFHHAGLVNKQRELVEDAFREGLVRTVSATPTLAAGVNLPAYRVIMRDLKRYTGDGMDFIPTLEYEQMCLPYGQEICLPDGRMKKIGKIVENKEKLEVLSYNTEDDRLESCEVTEHYQREEDTVLEIVTETGSFQLTENHPVLTYNNEWKNAKNLEEGDLLKTADSRICNRNPFFHQLFPEDCYVVGCGDLLKRYKSNSGLTDEEIAEELGISSSTIYHYKNDRKAIPLQGVLKACEKLGTEPQEISSKIDYMKSSYGNKIAVPERISEDFMWLIGLIITDGNLNKTTDQRAGSTYTSIRVFNTDENIIDKAKSVFSSLGLECYEEERDGTHRIEVGNTLLAQVLNESFKIPYGNKSQKTEISDLIYQLPEKLQAAFIEGVFDGDGSYYKNDEKNKLRIHFSTSSKKFSGDLQELLSSFDIKSRIDSQFIENIEIKGKEYEVNKNSYSLKIRSKHSVNRLSSLINPVKAEIESESYSNYHDSNEHRKEQSQHSRIISITEKSANKVYNIEVEDNHNYITGSRTVLHNCGRAGRPKYDDQGEAISIAKQPGMPDEIRERYIFGQSEHIQSKLAAEPVLRMHTLSLVASGFCTSMEGLLEFYSETLYAFQYGELSEVEQQVKRVVDQLRDFDFLEETGMEATKTGRRVSELYIDPESAYNMIQCMKRAEKRENTEALSYLFMACRTTEIRNLRVKNKEYQDIAQTLLDAKKYLLESAPNEWDPEYDSFLESLKTSLMLKAWINEKDEESIMDKYDTAPGGVRAKTRNADWLLYSAQELARMKEIDVQNDLKKLRVRLKHGIGEDLLSLVKYDQIGRVRARKLYDHGIRDREDIREVSFEKLKKLIGKRTAKKLKKQVGEENIFDRENIMDYF; from the coding sequence ATGAAAGTAGAAAATCTAGATATTCCCGAAGGGATTCGTGAAGGCTTTCTCGACTCTGGAATCACGGACCTGAATCCACCTCAGCAGGATGCCGTCAAATCTGGTCTTCTGGACGCCGAGGACATGATAATTGCCTCTCCGACGGCTTCCGGAAAGACTTTGATCGCGGAGATCGGGATCTCCAAACAGGTAGTGGAGAACAACAAGACTGCTATCTACATCGTGCCTTTGAAGGCGCTGGCGAGTGAAAAATACCAGGATTTCAGCGAGCGTTTCGAAGATCAAGATGTCCGGATAGCGGTCGGAGATCACGATGACTCCGGAGAATCGCTTTCAACGGCAGATATAGTTGTGGCCACCTCCGAGAAGCTTGATTCCCTGCTTCGGCACAACCCGTCTTGGATCCATGAGATCGGACTGGTTGTAATCGATGAGATACATCTAATCACCTCCCCGGACCGCGGTCCAACCCTGGAAGTCACTATCGCAAGGCTCCGGGACATACTTGATTTCCAGCTGCTGGGACTGTCAGCTACGATCTCGAACAGCGATGAGCTGGCTGACTGGCTGGATGCCGAGCTGGTCGAATCGAAGTACAGGCCCGTCGAGTTAAAACACGGAGTCTACTGGGACAACGAAATAGAGTTTTACAGCGAGGAAACCATAGAGGAAAACTCGATACCGAACAAGAATCCCGAACCGGGCGGAAAACTCGAAGGCACGAAGGTCGGAGGTTTCTCAACCGGCAACGAAGTAAAAGAACAAGAGAAAGAAGAGATTGAGTCGGAAAAAGTCTTTATCGAGGACAAACACGGTAGAGGCTCGATAAACCTAATACAGAATACTTTAAACATCGACAAACAAGCAATTGTCTTCTGTTCTTCGCGAAAAGGCTCTGAAAAATCCAGTGATCGGGCCGGAAAGATAACGACGGAGGATTTAAGCCGAGATGAGCGCAAAAAACTCAAAGATTATGCGGACCGGATCGAAAACGTCCTAGGTTCTCCGACATCTCAGTGTAAGCGGCTGGCAGAAAACGTTCGGAAAGGAGCTGCCTTCCATCACGCCGGGCTTGTCAACAAGCAAAGAGAGCTGGTGGAAGATGCGTTCCGAGAAGGACTGGTCCGTACGGTTTCTGCGACCCCGACACTGGCCGCAGGAGTCAACTTGCCGGCTTACAGAGTCATCATGAGGGACTTGAAACGGTACACCGGCGACGGCATGGATTTTATCCCGACCCTAGAGTACGAGCAGATGTGTCTTCCATATGGACAGGAAATATGTCTGCCTGATGGACGGATGAAGAAGATAGGTAAGATAGTGGAAAATAAGGAAAAGTTGGAGGTTCTTTCCTACAATACAGAGGATGACCGGTTAGAAAGCTGTGAGGTGACAGAGCATTATCAGCGTGAAGAGGATACGGTTCTTGAAATTGTGACTGAGACCGGGAGCTTTCAGCTAACAGAAAATCACCCTGTGCTTACATACAATAACGAATGGAAAAACGCCAAAAATCTTGAAGAAGGAGACCTACTGAAAACTGCCGATAGCCGAATCTGTAACCGAAATCCTTTTTTCCACCAGCTCTTCCCAGAAGACTGCTACGTCGTAGGATGCGGAGATCTACTGAAACGTTACAAAAGCAATTCAGGTCTAACTGACGAAGAAATTGCAGAAGAGCTTGGAATAAGCAGTTCTACAATATATCACTACAAGAATGACAGAAAAGCAATACCTTTACAAGGCGTTCTTAAGGCATGTGAGAAGCTCGGTACGGAGCCCCAAGAGATCTCCAGTAAGATCGACTACATGAAGAGCAGCTACGGTAATAAAATCGCAGTTCCGGAAAGGATTTCCGAGGACTTCATGTGGCTTATAGGTCTAATCATAACAGATGGAAACCTGAACAAGACGACAGACCAGAGAGCAGGTAGCACTTACACATCTATCAGAGTCTTCAACACCGACGAAAATATCATAGATAAGGCGAAATCCGTTTTCAGTTCTCTCGGACTTGAGTGCTACGAGGAAGAAAGAGACGGAACCCACAGGATAGAAGTAGGTAACACGCTCCTAGCACAGGTTCTGAACGAGTCATTTAAGATACCTTACGGAAACAAATCTCAGAAAACCGAGATAAGTGACTTGATCTATCAGCTACCTGAAAAACTACAAGCAGCATTCATAGAGGGCGTATTCGATGGAGACGGATCTTACTACAAGAACGATGAGAAAAATAAGCTTAGAATACATTTTTCCACTTCCAGTAAAAAATTCTCTGGAGATCTACAGGAGTTGCTCAGTTCTTTTGATATAAAATCCCGAATAGATTCTCAGTTTATCGAAAATATAGAGATTAAAGGAAAAGAATACGAAGTAAATAAGAATAGCTATTCGCTCAAAATACGATCCAAGCACAGTGTTAACAGACTTTCATCTCTAATAAACCCTGTTAAGGCAGAAATAGAAAGCGAAAGCTATAGCAATTACCATGACTCGAATGAACACCGTAAAGAGCAGTCACAACATAGCAGAATAATATCGATAACCGAGAAATCAGCAAATAAAGTGTACAATATCGAAGTAGAAGATAACCACAATTACATTACCGGATCAAGAACGGTGCTTCACAATTGCGGAAGAGCCGGCCGACCGAAGTACGATGACCAGGGAGAAGCTATATCTATAGCCAAGCAGCCTGGAATGCCTGATGAGATACGAGAGCGCTATATTTTCGGCCAGTCAGAGCATATCCAGTCGAAGCTGGCGGCCGAACCGGTTTTGAGAATGCATACGCTTTCACTCGTCGCTTCCGGTTTCTGTACATCCATGGAAGGCTTACTGGAGTTTTACTCGGAGACCTTGTATGCTTTCCAGTACGGAGAGTTAAGCGAGGTCGAACAGCAGGTCAAAAGAGTTGTCGACCAACTCCGAGACTTCGACTTTCTAGAAGAGACTGGTATGGAGGCAACCAAGACCGGGCGGAGAGTATCCGAACTCTACATCGATCCGGAAAGCGCTTACAACATGATTCAGTGTATGAAGAGAGCTGAGAAAAGAGAAAACACCGAGGCCCTTTCTTACCTGTTTATGGCGTGCCGAACAACCGAGATACGGAATCTGCGGGTCAAAAACAAGGAGTACCAAGACATCGCACAGACTCTTTTGGATGCGAAAAAGTATCTTCTGGAGTCCGCGCCGAACGAGTGGGATCCCGAGTATGATTCGTTCCTGGAGTCGCTGAAAACCTCTTTAATGTTGAAGGCATGGATCAATGAGAAAGATGAGGAAAGCATAATGGACAAATACGATACCGCTCCAGGCGGCGTTCGGGCCAAGACCCGTAATGCGGACTGGCTGCTTTACAGCGCACAGGAACTGGCGCGGATGAAAGAGATCGATGTACAGAACGATCTGAAGAAGCTGCGTGTGCGGTTGAAACACGGCATAGGAGAGGATTTACTGAGTTTAGTTAAGTACGATCAGATTGGAAGGGTTCGCGCACGGAAGCTTTACGATCACGGGATCAGAGACCGTGAGGACATCCGTGAAGTCTCCTTCGAGAAGTTAAAGAAGCTTATAGGGAAGAGAACCGCCAAGAAGCTGAAAAAACAGGTTGGCGAGGAAAACATCTTCGACCGTGAAAACATTATGGATTACTTTTGA
- a CDS encoding dihydrofolate reductase codes for MKKVIIAAVSENRAIGKDGEIPWQIPEDLKHFKEKTTGHPVIMGRKTFESLPESHRPLPGRTNIVLSRSGFDHTKESVRSANSLDEAYQIADELAEKAFVIGGASVYRQALKDADRMILTEIHERYEGDTFFPEFEDGNWREVRRDEREGFDFVKYRKHC; via the coding sequence ATGAAGAAGGTTATAATCGCAGCAGTTTCGGAAAACAGAGCTATAGGTAAAGACGGAGAGATACCTTGGCAAATCCCGGAGGATCTAAAGCATTTTAAGGAAAAGACCACCGGCCATCCGGTTATAATGGGGCGTAAAACCTTCGAGTCGCTTCCGGAAAGCCACCGGCCTCTACCCGGCCGGACCAACATTGTTTTGAGCCGGTCAGGCTTCGATCACACCAAAGAGAGTGTAAGATCAGCGAACAGTCTGGATGAGGCCTACCAGATCGCAGACGAGCTGGCTGAAAAAGCCTTCGTGATAGGTGGTGCTTCAGTCTACAGACAGGCCTTGAAAGATGCGGACCGCATGATATTGACCGAGATCCATGAGCGCTATGAGGGAGATACGTTTTTCCCGGAGTTCGAAGACGGGAACTGGAGGGAAGTTCGGAGAGATGAACGCGAAGGTTTTGATTTCGTCAAGTACCGCAAGCACTGTTAA
- the thyA gene encoding thymidylate synthase, which translates to MEQYQQLVETVLENANYRPNRTDSDTLSTFSQFHKIDLSKGFPLLTTKDMSGYRWNSLIHELLWYFSGEHHIQNLKEHTKIWNAWADEDDNLETAYGRFWRRYPVPDESKHLDGEAWADEETNWVNEEDGELTIDQIQYVIDTLNDDNPDRSPNSRRLVITPWHPANAEVSGLPPCHAMLVLNVQDGKLNAHLTQRSGDIALGIPFNIACYALITQIIAEQTGFKLGEFAHTIVDAHIYCGKGERGEWYSENIEELKQKVRDCEKPEEFLEVKEWIEENAPSEDEDEEGHDHVPGLLEQLSREPRQRPAMEIADKDLDELKYEDFKLKGYNPHEGLSFSVAE; encoded by the coding sequence ATGGAACAGTACCAGCAGCTCGTTGAAACAGTACTTGAAAACGCAAACTACAGACCGAACAGAACTGACTCAGATACCTTATCGACCTTCTCCCAGTTCCACAAGATCGACTTATCGAAGGGTTTTCCGCTGCTCACAACCAAAGACATGAGCGGCTACCGGTGGAACTCTTTGATACATGAGCTGCTCTGGTACTTTTCCGGCGAACACCACATCCAGAACCTCAAAGAACATACAAAGATCTGGAACGCATGGGCCGACGAAGACGACAACTTAGAGACTGCTTACGGGCGTTTCTGGCGTCGTTACCCGGTACCAGATGAGTCAAAGCATCTTGACGGAGAAGCATGGGCGGATGAAGAGACCAACTGGGTCAACGAAGAAGACGGCGAGTTAACCATCGATCAGATCCAGTACGTAATAGATACTTTAAACGATGATAACCCGGATAGAAGCCCTAATTCGCGTCGACTTGTTATAACACCTTGGCATCCTGCCAATGCCGAAGTCTCTGGTCTTCCTCCGTGCCATGCGATGCTTGTGTTAAACGTTCAGGACGGGAAGCTTAACGCACATCTAACCCAGCGGTCTGGAGACATAGCATTGGGAATACCGTTTAACATCGCCTGCTATGCTTTGATAACTCAGATAATCGCGGAACAAACCGGTTTCAAGCTAGGAGAGTTCGCCCATACGATTGTCGATGCCCATATATACTGTGGTAAAGGCGAGCGCGGCGAGTGGTACAGCGAGAACATAGAGGAGTTAAAACAGAAGGTCAGAGACTGTGAGAAACCAGAAGAGTTCCTTGAGGTCAAGGAATGGATTGAGGAAAATGCTCCAAGCGAAGACGAAGACGAGGAAGGTCACGATCACGTTCCAGGTCTTTTAGAGCAGCTTTCTCGGGAGCCAAGGCAGCGTCCGGCGATGGAAATTGCCGACAAGGATCTCGATGAGTTAAAGTATGAAGACTTCAAACTGAAAGGCTACAATCCACATGAAGGCCTGAGTTTCTCGGTAGCAGAGTGA
- the glyA gene encoding serine hydroxymethyltransferase → MEHRDLEDADPEVYQALNDEIERQESESLEMIASENFVPRQVLQAQGSVMTNKYAEGYPGNRYYAGCKHHDKVENLAKERALDLFGGDHANVQPHSGSQANFAAYAAVLDPGDKILGPVLAHGGHLTHGHGVNFSGELYDFGTYAINKETERFEKEDILEAAREHDPDLIVMGYSAYPREFEFEMFREVADEVDALLMADIAHISGLVAGGKHPEPFPHCDIVTTTTHKSIRGARGGMILCKEKYAEDVDKAVFPYTQGGPLMHQIAAKAVSFKEAQRDSFEEYAEQIIKNTEALAEGLRNEGLKLVSGGTDNHLVLVDLRNEEVTGKQAESLLEEIGVVCNKNMVPYDPESPFVTSGIRLGTPALTTRGMKEKELEQIGEMIARRVKNPEDGKMEEKMKEKVSEILEEFPLYENSKVKY, encoded by the coding sequence ATGGAACACCGCGATCTGGAAGATGCCGACCCGGAAGTTTACCAAGCACTGAACGATGAGATAGAGAGACAAGAATCCGAATCCCTGGAGATGATTGCCTCGGAGAACTTTGTGCCGAGACAGGTACTTCAGGCACAGGGATCGGTTATGACAAACAAGTACGCGGAAGGATATCCCGGAAACCGGTACTATGCGGGCTGTAAACACCACGATAAAGTTGAGAACTTAGCGAAAGAACGCGCCCTGGATCTTTTTGGCGGCGACCACGCGAACGTTCAGCCACACTCCGGAAGCCAGGCGAACTTCGCAGCGTATGCGGCAGTTTTAGATCCAGGCGATAAGATACTGGGGCCTGTACTAGCCCACGGCGGCCATTTAACTCATGGACACGGCGTTAACTTCTCAGGCGAGCTATATGATTTCGGAACCTATGCTATCAACAAAGAGACCGAGCGGTTCGAAAAAGAAGACATCTTAGAGGCCGCTAGAGAACACGATCCGGATCTCATAGTCATGGGGTACTCGGCTTACCCACGCGAGTTCGAATTCGAGATGTTCCGCGAAGTAGCTGATGAGGTCGATGCCTTGCTGATGGCAGATATTGCTCATATTTCCGGATTAGTCGCGGGCGGCAAACATCCCGAGCCTTTCCCACACTGTGATATCGTTACAACCACGACCCACAAATCGATCCGGGGCGCACGTGGCGGAATGATTCTGTGTAAGGAAAAGTACGCCGAAGACGTCGATAAGGCAGTCTTTCCGTACACTCAGGGCGGACCTTTGATGCATCAGATCGCAGCGAAAGCAGTCAGCTTCAAGGAAGCACAGCGCGATAGCTTCGAGGAATACGCCGAACAGATAATTAAGAACACAGAGGCCCTAGCTGAAGGATTAAGAAATGAAGGTTTGAAGCTGGTTTCAGGCGGAACCGACAACCACCTGGTTTTAGTGGATCTTCGCAACGAGGAAGTCACTGGCAAGCAAGCCGAATCCCTGCTTGAAGAGATCGGCGTTGTCTGTAACAAGAACATGGTGCCTTACGACCCGGAGAGTCCTTTCGTAACCTCAGGGATAAGACTTGGAACGCCTGCGCTGACGACCAGAGGAATGAAAGAAAAAGAGTTAGAGCAGATCGGCGAGATGATAGCACGGAGAGTCAAGAATCCTGAAGACGGAAAAATGGAAGAAAAAATGAAGGAGAAAGTATCGGAGATACTTGAAGAGTTCCCGCTTTACGAGAACTCAAAGGTCAAGTACTAG
- a CDS encoding Bax inhibitor-1 family protein: MFQKGELESLAVATGLILLNIGVIWAFAFTPLAAANNVLFNHFIIGVAVYGVLLSAGLFIAKRGVRDGNTGMAVGGTSLVQFAYGMFGAGVISMLSPSIQALALGTTAVATTAIAVICGLAVFGTDHDFSSWGKYANYIFLGVFGLSLVGTFSAGMIIFAFFLALIGFIVYLVDQIYRVKVKPGQPFMNGIGLYTAYMGVFVEILQMIVYMLLDE, from the coding sequence ATGTTCCAAAAAGGAGAGTTGGAAAGCCTGGCGGTCGCAACCGGTTTAATACTGTTAAATATCGGAGTTATCTGGGCATTTGCCTTTACACCGCTTGCGGCAGCTAATAATGTGCTTTTCAACCACTTCATAATAGGAGTCGCGGTTTACGGAGTCTTGCTTTCCGCAGGTCTTTTCATAGCTAAAAGAGGAGTCCGTGACGGCAACACAGGAATGGCGGTCGGCGGAACATCGCTGGTCCAGTTCGCTTACGGAATGTTCGGAGCAGGCGTAATCTCGATGCTTAGTCCGTCTATACAGGCACTGGCGCTTGGAACCACAGCCGTTGCAACAACTGCTATAGCAGTGATCTGCGGCCTAGCAGTGTTTGGCACCGACCACGATTTTTCCTCGTGGGGCAAGTACGCTAACTACATCTTCCTAGGGGTTTTCGGACTGTCGCTTGTAGGAACGTTCAGCGCAGGAATGATTATTTTCGCATTCTTCCTTGCTTTAATCGGCTTCATAGTGTACCTTGTCGATCAGATCTACAGAGTCAAGGTCAAACCTGGCCAGCCGTTCATGAACGGAATCGGACTTTACACGGCATACATGGGCGTATTCGTTGAAATACTCCAGATGATAGTCTATATGCTGCTCGACGAGTAA
- the tmk gene encoding dTMP kinase encodes MKSESYPGTFIVIEGADGAGTTTQAKKLADHLDAHYTYEPSKSKIGVKVDELISTDDSSADTVALAFAADRMVHLEEEVIPKLEKGETVVCDRYYHSSLVYQPLMGEDFEWVKSLNRSAIKPDLTVVLDVSAEEGMERVEQRGKDGNVFEQLDFQQKVVVKYRELKQLEEPIEFVDASNSKEKVFNSVKVALEDHLL; translated from the coding sequence GTGAAATCAGAGTCTTACCCGGGAACTTTTATCGTAATTGAAGGCGCAGACGGCGCAGGCACCACCACGCAGGCAAAAAAGCTGGCTGACCACTTAGATGCGCACTATACCTACGAACCCTCCAAGAGCAAGATAGGTGTCAAGGTCGATGAGCTTATATCCACTGATGATAGCTCCGCTGATACAGTCGCTCTAGCTTTCGCAGCCGACCGTATGGTGCATTTAGAAGAGGAAGTTATCCCAAAGCTGGAGAAAGGTGAGACTGTTGTCTGTGATCGTTACTATCACTCCTCGCTTGTATATCAGCCGTTGATGGGCGAAGACTTCGAGTGGGTGAAGTCTCTGAACCGTTCAGCTATCAAACCGGATCTAACGGTGGTGTTAGATGTTTCGGCAGAGGAGGGAATGGAGAGAGTTGAGCAAAGAGGTAAGGATGGAAACGTTTTCGAGCAGTTAGACTTCCAACAGAAAGTAGTTGTAAAATACAGAGAGCTTAAGCAGTTGGAAGAGCCAATAGAGTTTGTAGACGCTTCAAACTCCAAGGAAAAAGTATTCAACTCTGTAAAGGTAGCTCTAGAGGATCATTTACTTTAA
- a CDS encoding DUF5828 family protein: protein MADNVEETNSGVKKKGEWKEIAEFSEEVEEAVKDAADEQSVKEFEEWRPKEEEAENNMKRKTVEKALVKKKISTKGKEDFKDASEKALEATKKVTTGQNPSKEINQASETAIRPFAATVLGVFRRFESLVYSKIILRGKRYYLDTEELSADMKSSRSGEYELDVNVNSDKSRQKLKEKFKNAK from the coding sequence ATGGCCGATAACGTCGAGGAAACGAACTCAGGAGTAAAGAAAAAAGGAGAGTGGAAGGAGATCGCTGAGTTCAGCGAGGAAGTAGAGGAGGCGGTAAAAGACGCCGCTGACGAACAGTCGGTCAAGGAGTTCGAAGAATGGCGGCCGAAGGAGGAAGAAGCCGAAAACAATATGAAGCGGAAAACGGTGGAAAAGGCCCTCGTAAAAAAGAAGATATCTACTAAAGGAAAAGAAGACTTCAAAGATGCCTCTGAGAAAGCTCTCGAAGCCACTAAGAAGGTAACTACTGGCCAGAATCCCTCCAAAGAGATAAACCAGGCCTCGGAAACTGCTATAAGACCTTTCGCAGCCACAGTTCTAGGCGTCTTCCGCAGATTTGAATCCTTAGTTTACTCGAAAATAATTCTCAGAGGTAAAAGATACTACTTGGATACCGAAGAACTGTCTGCGGATATGAAATCAAGCAGATCCGGAGAATACGAGTTAGACGTGAATGTTAACTCGGATAAGTCCCGTCAGAAGTTAAAGGAGAAATTCAAGAATGCTAAGTGA
- a CDS encoding inorganic phosphate transporter produces MLSEFALGLAFAASIFMGVSIGASTVASAFGPVNSSGGANVLRSAMLAGIFALAGAIVQGGNTTRTIGSNLLAGEIQVIQAAIILSVAASLVIISVLGDYPMPTAFTVIGAVIGSGLGLGNTVNWGVLTGVIGYWLLIPPLAAGMAYGLAKVLRSKVSRQNYKSEIRIGLLVAGCYLSYSAGASAVGLAVGPLTGNFSLSLLLATGGLAMLLGTWVYSPRIIRAISFDYSNVGPRRSFAALVTASILAQIGIFYGIPISFNEAIIASMIGSGLVKGTENTDHSKILRTAGAWMAAFLLSAALTYGITLLV; encoded by the coding sequence ATGCTAAGTGAGTTCGCACTCGGTTTAGCGTTCGCTGCCTCTATTTTCATGGGTGTTTCCATCGGTGCTTCGACAGTCGCATCGGCATTCGGACCTGTAAACAGTTCTGGAGGCGCAAACGTGCTAAGAAGCGCGATGCTCGCAGGTATATTCGCGCTTGCAGGGGCAATAGTTCAAGGAGGAAATACTACTAGGACAATTGGTTCAAATCTTTTAGCAGGTGAGATACAGGTAATTCAGGCGGCTATAATTCTCTCAGTTGCGGCCTCGTTGGTTATAATCAGTGTTCTGGGTGATTATCCGATGCCTACTGCGTTTACGGTCATAGGTGCTGTTATAGGAAGCGGACTGGGGTTGGGCAACACAGTTAACTGGGGTGTTTTGACGGGTGTTATTGGTTACTGGCTTTTGATTCCTCCGCTTGCCGCAGGAATGGCCTATGGGTTGGCTAAGGTTCTTAGAAGCAAGGTTTCTCGTCAAAATTACAAGAGTGAGATTCGCATAGGTCTTCTAGTTGCCGGTTGTTATCTTTCGTACTCGGCAGGGGCTTCAGCAGTAGGTTTGGCGGTGGGTCCGCTTACAGGAAACTTTTCTCTTTCTTTGCTGCTTGCTACCGGCGGTCTTGCCATGCTTTTAGGCACCTGGGTTTATTCTCCTCGTATAATCCGGGCAATCAGCTTTGATTATTCGAATGTCGGTCCTCGGAGGAGTTTTGCCGCGCTCGTAACTGCTTCAATTCTAGCACAGATAGGGATCTTCTACGGTATACCTATATCCTTCAATGAAGCGATTATCGCGTCCATGATAGGCAGCGGGCTGGTTAAAGGAACGGAAAACACTGATCACTCGAAGATTCTCCGTACTGCGGGGGCTTGGATGGCAGCGTTCTTGCTCTCAGCGGCTTTGACTTACGGGATAACTTTGCTGGTGTAG
- a CDS encoding peroxiredoxin, translated as MKQFISRIKKAFSSSPRVEEIEKLPGFELENQDGEIVNSKDIENALLYFYPKSGTSGCTKQACDLRDSIEEFSDLGVDVYGISTDSVEKQKEFHEENNLDFDVLADPEGLAAERFGVLTKAGFAERTSFLVKNGEIVEVFRKVDPENHVKQVLEYLD; from the coding sequence ATGAAACAGTTTATCTCCAGAATCAAAAAGGCATTTTCATCAAGTCCTCGCGTCGAAGAAATCGAGAAACTACCTGGTTTCGAGCTTGAAAATCAGGACGGAGAGATTGTAAACTCTAAAGACATTGAAAACGCCTTGCTCTACTTTTATCCGAAATCCGGTACTTCTGGCTGTACAAAACAGGCATGCGATCTTAGAGACAGTATAGAAGAGTTCAGCGATCTGGGCGTCGATGTTTACGGTATCAGCACTGATTCCGTTGAAAAACAGAAAGAGTTCCACGAAGAAAACAACTTGGATTTCGATGTACTTGCTGATCCGGAAGGACTGGCTGCTGAAAGATTCGGAGTTCTAACAAAAGCAGGTTTCGCCGAGCGAACAAGCTTTCTTGTCAAAAACGGCGAAATAGTGGAAGTATTCCGGAAAGTTGATCCGGAAAACCACGTAAAACAGGTTCTTGAATACTTGGATTAG